The window ATGTGTATTATCTTCAGGAGCTATACAATAAAGCACTTTCAGTCAAGTCAGCAATCCCTCACCCAAGAATAATGGGAATAATTCGTGAATGTGGAGGAAAAATGCATATGGCAGAGCGGCAGTGGGCAGAGGCAGCTACAGATTTCTTTGAAGCTTTCAAGAACTATGATGAAGCAGGGAATCAGAGGCGCATCCAGTGTCTGAAGTACGTGTGTGGTTCTTCCTGTTATTGTTTTGTACGCCTTTTCCTTATTTTGGCATTTTCTTCTGGGGTAGGACATACGGAAGACTACAGTTGGAAAGAAGTAACATCTTGTAGACTGTATCTAGATCAACTTGGTATTTTACCAAGTCTCATTTAGATGATATTTAAGGTCATCAGTTAAGCTTCTTCTTACGTAGCCACGTAGGCACTTGAATGCTTTCTGAGTAAATCTTCATATGTGATTGTGTATGTGTCAGAATTTCTAGTTGcattttaacataatttttatcttttcatgTCAATTGTTAATGGTCCTAGGCAATTGTTTTGCTGATTCACTTTCATTTTTCTCTCCCTGCACGCTGCACAGAGGAAACAATGCTCTGCCTGATATTGTATTCGCTTGGTTCCATCTTTCAGGTACTTGGTTCTGGCAAATATGCTGATGGAGTCTGAGGTTAACCCTTTCGATGGACAAGAAGCAAAACCGTGAGCAGTCTAAAagtttgtttaatatttttttttaataacgaGATTATCACCAGTACTCTTATAAGTGTTGTGATTAGAGTCACTGCACTAATAATGCGCATTAACTAAATTGCGTCGGAATTCGTGCTTGACTGTGTTGTATTCTATTCAGGTACAAAAATGACCCTGAGATACTGGTAATGACCAACCTTATTGCAGCATATCAACGAAATGAGATCTTAGAGTTTGAGAAAATTCTCAAGGTACAGGATACAACTATCAGAATATTGCTACTATAAGTCCTTCAATTTATAGTTATTATTGAACTATCATTCTGATTTTGATTTCCTTGGAATTTTTCAGAGTAATAGAAGAACTATAATGGATGATCCGTTCATCAGAAATTATATTGAAGATCTTTTAAGAAATGTCAGAACCCAAGTGCTGCTAAAGATCATTAAGCCTTACACTAGAATCCGGATTCCCTTCATTTCCAAGGTAAATTGGTTTGCTAATGCGGTAGAAAATATTACAGGAGTTGCTTCCCCCAGTGTTTTTCGTAGCTTCTCAAATCTTAAAACGGAGTTTATCAATTacatcttttcttctcctttaaGGGCTGGGAGAGGGGGGAGGTGTGAGCGTGTGAGGACTGAACAATCTGTTAGTTTATCaacagttttttttttataactgagTAACCTCCAAGGACTAGTTATCCACGGTTCGAAGCTCGGTGGATAATGGGCCTGACCCTCTGCCCTTCACTTAAGTACCAGGCTTCTGTCTCTAGCTGGGTTCTAATCAGTGACGTGTGGTTAACCCACAAATCGTGCGCTCTCTATCAATGAATTTTCTGAAAGATGGCATAATAATGGCATACCCATTTCACCAGATAATATATTCGAATTTGGAACATCCACATATTAGCCAGGCATATTCTCTGTGATTCTCACAAGTATGATGTTTATAGATCCACCATCTTGTGCTTTGTCAAGAAATATTGTCCTAAGGGGTGTTGTGTGTAGTAGACTTCCTAATTGGTTGCTGTTACTTAACATGCAGGAGCTTAATGTGCCAGAAAAAGACGTCGAGGAGTTGTTGGTCTCTCTCATCTTGGACAACCGTATCCATGGGCATATTGATCAAGTGAACCGGTTGCTAGAGTGTGGAGATAGGTGAAACTCTAAGCTTGTCATTGTGATAATTTGGTTGTTTTTGGCTGATGTtacttctaataattttttttcttgcttttacGGATGCAGATCGAAAGGAATGAAAAAATACACTGCCATTGACAAATGGAACACACAACTAAGGTCTTTGTACCAAACTATTGGCAACAGAGTATGTTGAACCCAAACATGGTAAAAGGAGTGTGATCATATTATGGACTCATTATTGTTTCAAGGGGTTGGTTGTATTGTGGGGGGACTGGGGTGGGAGGTTCTGAACTGATGGGTGTTCATTCGTGCTCTGGAATATTAGAAAATTTAGCTGCCTTTTTGGCATGTAGTGTCTTTGtacaaaatttgatgtttctCCCCTTTTAAGTAGCAACAACTTCTATCTGGTTTATATGTTACTCTTTATTTCTATACGGTGACAGCATATTGTTGCCAATCCAGTATTTTAGGAGCTTGAAATACACCTTGATTGCCATTATATTCGTGAGATCGGCCattgtttttttaaaatggaCATACTAGATCATATATCTATACGGATTACCGATAGATGGATAGGTAGATTGACCTGTGGATTTGCACATAAGATCTTTTTGTAGATG of the Capsicum annuum cultivar UCD-10X-F1 chromosome 11, UCD10Xv1.1, whole genome shotgun sequence genome contains:
- the LOC107848182 gene encoding COP9 signalosome complex subunit 2 isoform X1 — protein: MGSYADMEDYGFEYSDEEPEEQDVDIENQYYNSKGLVETDPEAALEGFAEVVRMEPEKAEWGFKALKQTVKLYYKLGKFKEMMDAYREMLTYIKSAVTRNYSEKCINSIMDFVSGSASQNFSLLQEFYQATLKALEEAKNERLWFKTNLKLCKIWFDIGEYGRMSKILKELHKSCQKEDGTDDQKKGTQLLEVYAIEIQMFTETKNNKKLKELYNKALSVKSAIPHPRIMGIIRECGGKMHMAERQWAEAATDFFEAFKNYDEAGNQRRIQCLKYLVLANMLMESEVNPFDGQEAKPYKNDPEILVMTNLIAAYQRNEILEFEKILKSNRRTIMDDPFIRNYIEDLLRNVRTQVLLKIIKPYTRIRIPFISKELNVPEKDVEELLVSLILDNRIHGHIDQVNRLLECGDRSKGMKKYTAIDKWNTQLRSLYQTIGNRVC
- the LOC107848182 gene encoding COP9 signalosome complex subunit 2 isoform X2 encodes the protein MGSYMEDYGFEYSDEEPEEQDVDIENQYYNSKGLVETDPEAALEGFAEVVRMEPEKAEWGFKALKQTVKLYYKLGKFKEMMDAYREMLTYIKSAVTRNYSEKCINSIMDFVSGSASQNFSLLQEFYQATLKALEEAKNERLWFKTNLKLCKIWFDIGEYGRMSKILKELHKSCQKEDGTDDQKKGTQLLEVYAIEIQMFTETKNNKKLKELYNKALSVKSAIPHPRIMGIIRECGGKMHMAERQWAEAATDFFEAFKNYDEAGNQRRIQCLKYLVLANMLMESEVNPFDGQEAKPYKNDPEILVMTNLIAAYQRNEILEFEKILKSNRRTIMDDPFIRNYIEDLLRNVRTQVLLKIIKPYTRIRIPFISKELNVPEKDVEELLVSLILDNRIHGHIDQVNRLLECGDRSKGMKKYTAIDKWNTQLRSLYQTIGNRVC